Proteins from one Periplaneta americana isolate PAMFEO1 chromosome 6, P.americana_PAMFEO1_priV1, whole genome shotgun sequence genomic window:
- the LOC138701501 gene encoding tigger transposable element-derived protein 4-like gives MSADTGNRPNILRHEECVWNITKPIKASSEKKKGEVLSLKLRVEVIRESSNGLSQRALALKFNCSKTQIQNILKDKDRLLREWRDGGGQFPRRKRRQRHENVNNFVWEWFKEARTKGLPLSGPILQEKAREFAAFFNVDKFNASNGWLDSFKKRHNIVFRDILGESEAEGADWRSRVTAACEGYALRDVFSIEETGLFFRTVPDKMADCGSNLPSERVTLALCINVLGEKEPPVVVYCTHCRDSDAGVEWYTNSKSWMTPDIFSQWATKFNNRMVAENRKVLLFLHDAPCHPPLELSNVSLMFLPASSASCLRPLDQAFKLLYRRRMLRSLVARMNGSSITNLSQQVSVSDAVAWVHSAWADVKPSVAHRLFTMCGIKMAQAGAALEDDVATELDDVAVEVSSLGEVAGITVELDSDGSRATPCYDVGSDWGDEEVRGLEQPKVDALPLNQALSTIDALKALAAELECPKRLTQALHVAEEEFENIIVKRKCVNMCNKTSRF, from the coding sequence ATGTCTGCCGACACTGGAAATAGGCCTAATATCCTTAGGCATGAGGAATGTGTCTGGAACATAACTAAACCAATCAAGGCTTCTAGTGAGAAGAAAAAGGGTGAGGTTCTGTCTTTGAAGTTGAGAGTTGAAGTGATCAGGGAGAGCTCGAACGGACTTTCTCAGAGGGCATTGGCCCTCAAGTTCAATTGCAGTAAGACTCAGATTCAGAACATTCTGAAAGATAAAGACAGATTGCTGCGGGAGTGGAGGGATGGAGGGGGTCAGTTCCCAAGAAGGAAACGAAGACAGAGGCATGAGAACGTGAACAATTTCGTGTGGGAGTGGTTTAAAGAGGCGCGCACCAAGGGCTTGCCTCTTAGTGGACCCATCCTACAGGAGAAAGCCAGAGAGTTCGCCGCATTTTTCAACGTAGATAAGTTCAACGCCAGTAATGGCTGGTTGGACAGCTTCAAGAAGCGCCACAACATTGTCTTCAGGGATATTCTTGGGGAAAGTGAGGCTGAGGGGGCGGACTGGCGATCCCGCGTGACCGCTGCATGTGAGGGCTATGCTCTTCGAGATGTGTTCAGCATAGAAGAGACTGGACTCTTCTTCAGGACTGTGCCTGACAAGATGGCAGACTGTGGTAGTAATCTTCCTAGTGAACGGGTGACGCTGGCTTTGTGCATCAATGTGCTGGGAGAGAAGGAGCCCCCTGTTGTGGTCTACTGCACACACTGCAGAGACAGCGACGCAGGGGTGGAGTGGTACACCAATAGTAAGTCGTGGATGACCCCAGACATCTTTAGCCAGTgggccactaaattcaataatagGATGGTAGCAGAGAACAGAAAGGTGCTGCTCTTCCTGCATGATGCTCCATGCCATCCACCACTTGAACTCTCCAACGTGAGTTTAATGTTCCTCCCTGCAAGCTCTGCCAGTTGTCTCCGACCCTTGGATCAGGCTTTCAAGCTTCTGTACCGCCGGCGGATGCTGCGGTCTCTGGTGGCTCGGATGAATGGGTCAAGTATCACTAATCTCTCACAGCAAGTGTCAGTGTCTGATGCTGTGGCATGGGTACACTCTGCTTGGGCAGACGTGAAGCCATCAGTGGCCCACCGCCTCTTCACCATGTGTGGCATCAAGATGGCGCAGGCAGGTGCAGCTCTGGAGGATGATGTAGCAACAGAATTGGACGACGTTGCAGTGGAAGTGTCATCCCTAGGCGAGGTGGCTGGCATCACGGTGGAGCTGGACTCTGATGGAAGCCGAGCCACACCCTGCTATGATGTGGGCAGTGACTGGGGTGATGAGGAGGTGAGAGGGCTAGAGCAGCCCAAGGTCGATGCCCTGCCACTGAACCAAGCACTCAGCACTATTGATGCACTCAAAGCCCTAGCAGCAGAACTGGAGTGCCCCAAGAGACTAACCCAGGCCCTCCATGTGGCAGAGGAAGAGTTCGAGAACATCATAGTGAAGAGGAAATGTGTGAACATGTGCAATAAGACTTCACGTTTTTAA